The following proteins come from a genomic window of Saccharomyces mikatae IFO 1815 strain IFO1815 genome assembly, chromosome: 7:
- the PES4 gene encoding Pes4p (similar to Saccharomyces cerevisiae PES4 (YFR023W) and MIP6 (YHR015W); ancestral locus Anc_1.357), whose amino-acid sequence MYSISNKKPSILSMVPLNILKNQDLKVKTEQEKKISFNSVVTPIRAEDYHEKTSRSSSSSHSDSPEFLRISNNKSNHKNGKLKVFESKKLVPLFIGDLDETVTEETLKEIFKKYPSFVSSKVCLDSVTKKSLGHGYLNFEDKEEAEKAMEELNYTKVNGKEIRIMPSLRNTTFRKNFGTNVFFSNLPLNNPLLTTRVFYDTFSRYGKILSCKLDSRKDIGFVYFEDEKTARSVIKMYNNTNFFGKKILCGIHFDKEVRSVPNFETQKSRLDAETIIEKEQALNEKQLKGNDRQSMSTPSSSQNSIFIKNLPTITTRDDILNFFSEVGPIKSIYLSNATKVKYLWAFVTYKSNDDSEKAIKRYNNFYFRGRKLLVTRAQGKEERAKYIESQKISTLFLENLSAVCNKEFLKYLCHQENIRPFKIQIDRYDENSSTYSGYIKFRNFEDATRIFNFLNSRLVGGSIVMTSWERQSNSSKYQDDYGICNSHAPSHPQITPYYRYSHTNSLNSSQVRVPSSMSSNTKSLIRNKNFNKKVLETFEKQVRRGIDFMRFPSATREENVHGIAEYIFDTYWNRDVLVLDKFLSLLNSSPYHEGVFQKQIEEAANSLGFKR is encoded by the coding sequence atgtaTTCtatttcaaacaaaaaaccTTCTATACTCAGTATGGTTCCGCTGAATATTctaaaaaatcaagatcTGAAGGTAAAAacagaacaagaaaagaaaatatctttcaaCTCTGTAGTGACTCCTATCAGGGCAGAAGACTACCACGAAAAAACATCCAGATCTTCAAGTTCAAGCCATTCTGATTCACCAGAATTTTTGAGAATTAGCAACAACAAGTCCAATcacaaaaatggaaaattgaaagttttCGAAAGTAAAAAACTCGTTCCTTTATTTATCGGTGATCTTGATGAAACAGTTACAGAAgaaactttgaaagaaatattcaaaaagtaTCCTTCTTTTGTCTCTTCCAAAGTTTGTCTTGATTCggtaacaaaaaaatcactAGGCCATGgatatttgaattttgaggATAAAGAAGAGGCTGAAAAAGCTATGGAAGAATTAAACTACACCAAGGTTAATGGCAAGGAAATTAGGATTATGCCATCACTGAGAAATACAACATTCAGGAAAAACTTTGGCACCAATGTATTTTTCTCGAATTTGCCCTTAAATAATCCATTGTTAACAACTAGAGTATTCTATGATACGTTTTCAAGATACGGTAAGATTCTATCATGTAAACTAGACTCAAGGAAAGATATAGGATTTGTATATTTTGAGGACGAGAAAACCGCAAGAAGTGTGATAAAAATGTACAATAAtaccaatttttttggtaagAAAATCTTATGTGGAATacattttgataaagagGTAAGAAGCgttccaaattttgaaacacAGAAGTCACGATTAGATGCGGAAAcaatcattgaaaaagagcAAGCTCttaatgaaaaacaatTAAAGGGGAATGATAGACAATCCATGAGTACTCCCTCctcatctcaaaattcaataTTTATTAAAAACTTACCAACAATAACTACAAGAGATGATATTCTAAATTTCTTTAGTGAAGTGGGTCCAATCAAGTCAATTTATCTTTCTAATGCCACTAAAGTTAAGTATCTTTGGGCATTTGTTACATATAAAAGTAATGACGACTCTGAAAAGGCAATCAAGCGCTACAATAACTTTTATTTCAGGGGTAGAAAGCTGTTAGTAACTAGAGCACAGGGCAAGGAAGAAAGAGCTAAATATATagaatctcaaaaaatatctACACTTTTCCTGGAAAATTTGAGTGCTGTTTGTAATAAGGAATTCCTTAAATACTTGTGTCACCAAGAAAACATTAGACCATTCAAAATCCAGATTGATAGATACGATGAAAATTCTTCTACCTATTCTGGTTACATCAAATTTAGAAATTTCGAAGACGCTACCAGAATatttaactttttgaaTAGTCGTTTGGTAGGAGGAAGCATTGTCATGACATCTTGGGAAAGGCAGAGTAATTCGTCAAAATATCAAGATGATTATGGAATTTGCAACTCGCATGCTCCATCGCACCCACAAATTACCCCATATTACCGCTATTCACATACGAATAGTTTAAACTCTTCGCAGGTAAGAGTTCCTTCATCGATGAGTAGCAATACAAAATCACTaataagaaataaaaacttcaataaaaaagttttgGAAACGTTCGAAAAACAAGTAAGAAGAGGGATAGACTTCATGAGATTTCCAAGTGCTActagagaagaaaatgtaCACGGAATAGCTGAGTATATATTTGACACTTATTGGAATCGCGATGTACTAGTCTTGGATAAATTTCTATCATTGTTAAATAGTAGCCCTTATCACGAAGGTGTATTCCAAAAACAAATTGAAGAGGCTGCAAACTCATTAGGATTCAAAAGGTGA
- the LSB3 gene encoding Lsb3p (similar to Saccharomyces cerevisiae LSB3 (YFR024C-A) and YSC84 (YHR016C); ancestral locus Anc_1.356): protein MGINNPIPRNLKSETKKAAKILASFVKPNQVFGADQVIPPDVLKRAKGLAIITILKAGFLFSGRAGSGVIVARLKDGTWSAPSAIAMAGAGAGGMVGIELTDFVFILNTQDAVKSFSEFGTITLGGNVSVSAGPLGRSAEAAASASAGGVAAVFAYSKSKGLFAGISVEGSAIIERREANRKFYGDNCTAKMILSGRIRPPPAVDPLFRVLESRAFNYRSSNSGRGSFDDDDDDYYDDDDYYNDIPSSFNSTDASSTRPNTRSTRRRAQSGSRYTFDDDDEDDDYGNGYSRNSRLAPTISSGSGGKIDDPSGASSYYASHRRSGTAQSKTRPSRNSRWADGEYDDYDDDYDSSYRRGSGRDKTKDHEVDDLSNRFSKSRISSASTPQTSQGRFTAPTSPSTSSPKAVALYSFAGEESGDLPFRKGDVITILKKSDSQNDWWTGRVNGREGIFPANYVELV from the exons ATGGGTATCAACAATCCTATTCCTAGAAACTTAAAGAGTGAGACAAA aaaagctgCAAAGATTCTGGCTAGTTTTGTCAAACCAAACCAAGTTTTTGGTGCAGATCAGGTTATTCCTCCTgatgttttgaaaagagcAAAAGGGTTGGCTATCATAACGATCTTGAAAGCAgggtttttattttccgGTAGAGCTGGTTCTGGTGTGATTGTCGCGAGATTGAAGGATGGTACATGGTCAGCTCCATCTGCCATTGCCATGGCTGGTGCTGGTGCTGGTGGGATGGTTGGAATAGAACTGActgattttgtttttattttaaatACTCAAGATGCTGTAAAGTCATTTTCTGAATTCGGAACCATCACTCTAGGTGGTAACGTTTCTGTTTCTGCTGGGCCTCTTGGTAGAAGTGCAGAAGCTGCTGCATCAGCCTCTGCCGGTGGTGTGGCTGCCGTTTTTGCGTATTCCAAGAGTAAAGGTTTATTTGCGGGTATTTCTGTAGAAGGATCGGCCATTATAGAAAGAAGGGAGGCCAACAGAAAGTTTTATGGTGACAATTGTACCGCAAAAATGATTTTGTCTGGTAGGATAAGACCACCTCCAGCTGTTGATCCTTTGTTTCGTGTTTTAGAGTCCAGAGCCTTTAATTATAGATCCTCCAATAGTGGCCGTGGTAGTttcgatgatgatgacgatgattattatgatgacgatgattACTACAATGACATTCCTAGTTCATTCAATTCTACGGACGCGTCCTCTACTAGGCCTAACACAAGATccacaagaagaagagccCAAAGTGGTTCTCGTTATACGTtcgatgacgatgatgaggaCGATGATTATGGCAATGGATATTCAAGGAATTCAAGACTAGCACCTACTATCAGTAGCGGGAGTGGTGGTAAAATTGATGATCCATCCGGAGCTTCGAGTTATTATGCCAGCCACAGAAGATCAGGCACCGCGCAGTCAAAGACTCGTCCTTCAAGAAATTCACGTTGGGCTGATGGTGAATATGATgattatgatgatgattatgACTCCAGCTATAGACGTGGTAGTGGAAGGgataaaacaaaagatcATGAAGTTGATGACCTGTCAAATAGATTCTCTAAGTCTAGGATCTCGTCCGCTTCAACGCCGCAAACTAGCCAGGGCAGATTTACTGCTCCAACTTCCCCATCCACTTCTTCTCCAAAAGCCGTGGCCTTATATAGCTTCGCAGGAGAAGAGTCCGGAGATTTACCATTTAGGAAGGGTGATGTGATCacaattttgaagaaatcagaTTCTCAAAATGACTGGTGGACTGGGAGAGTCAATGGTAGAGAAGGTATATTCCCAGCAAACTACGTTGAATTAGTTTAA
- the ROG3 gene encoding Rog3p (similar to Saccharomyces cerevisiae ROG3 (YFR022W) and ROD1 (YOR018W); ancestral locus Anc_1.358) translates to MGFSNSKSTKKPLLFDIRLKNVDNDVILLKGPPHEAPSVLLSGCIVLSINEPMQIKSISLRLFGKIQIDVPLEKRQETNSSSLSSPPPKVRKYNKVFYSHAWDNVNLKEYLSGSKGQAGSVGSSSSSNILGIHQRAQSTSSLKSLKGSSRPTSYTLDKGNYDFPFSAILPGSLPESVESLPNCFVTYSMESVIERSKHYSDLICRKNMRVLRTISPAAVELSETVCVDNSWPNKVDYSISVPNKAIAIGSATPINISIVPLSKGLKLGSIRVVLFEKYQYCDPFPPVISEDRQVTELTLENPLYRSSEEFNVDGNYVDNPFFEADHSFQDKWEIDTILQIPSSLSNCVQDCDIRSNIKVRHKLKFFIMLINPDGHKSELRASLPIQLFISPFVALSVKPLSSSNLYSLSGATNQKDENMLQEDEEEYLFSRSASVTGLELMADMRNGTAVPTISDLMTPPNYEMHVYDRLYSGSFNHAPAETSGACTPLESECSATEDQEQDLEDLRIRLTKIRDQRENLGLPVSASSAAVSRSLSPLLNVPEQEGGLDRSSPQSSIGLNNSSASVAHNNVSPILLSRSPAASVSVHEVLPVPSGLSYLEIQNMNKVPSYGKAMKYDIIGGDLPPTYPCAIQNVQPRKPSRVHSRNSSATLSSSIPTSFHSSSFLSSAASPISIINGSRSSSSGVSLNTLNELTSKTSNNPSSSSIKRSPTRQRASSLAGLMGGFLSKGNKR, encoded by the coding sequence ATGGGCTTCAGTAATAGTAAATCAACTAAGAAGCCTTTGCTTTTCGATATTAGACTTAAAAATGTTGACAACGATGTAATTTTACTTAAAGGTCCACCACACGAAGCTCCCTCAGTGCTTTTATCTGGCTGCATTGTGTTATCCATCAATGAGCCCATGCAGATCAAAAGTATATCATTGAGACTTTTTGGGAAGATACAAATAGATGTACCATTGGAAAAACGTCAGGAAACTAATTCTTCGTCACTGTCTTCACCTCCGCCGAAGGTTAGAAAGTACAACAAAGTTTTTTACAGTCATGCATGGGATAACGTTAACCTCAAGGAATATCTCAGTGGTTCAAAAGGGCAAGCTGGTTCCGTGGGCAGCAGTTCGTCAAGTAATATCTTGGGCATTCACCAACGAGCTCAGTCCACAAGTTCCTTGAAGTCTTTAAAGGGTTCCTCCAGGCCCACATCATATACTCTAGATAAGGGAAACTACGATTTTCCATTTAGTGCCATTTTGCCTGGATCGTTACCAGAGAGTGTAGAATCTTTGCCAAATTGCTTCGTGACATATAGCATGGAATCCGTTATTGAACGTAGCAAACACTATAGTGATTTGATTTGTAGGAAAAATATGAGAGTTTTAAGAACCATCTCACCTGCTGCGGTAGAGTTATCAGAAACCGTCTGTGTAGATAACTCATGGCCCAACAAAGTGGACTATTCTATTTCAGTGCCCAACAAAGCCATAGCCATTGGTTCAGCCACCCCTATCAATATTTCGATCGTCCCTCTTTCGAAAGGTTTAAAACTAGGCTCAATCAGAGTCGtattgtttgaaaaatatcagTACTGTGATCCTTTTCCTCCAGTAATTTCTGAAGATAGACAGGTGACAGAGCTAACACTTGAAAATCCTTTGTACAGGTCATCTGAAGAATTCAACGTTGATGGTAACTATGTAGATAACCCTTTTTTTGAGGCCGATCATTCATTCCAAGATAAGTGGGAAATTGATACTATCTTACAAATCCCAAGTAGTTTATCAAATTGTGTTCAAGATTGCGACATCCGTTCTAACATTAAGGTTCGCCATAAgcttaaatttttcatcatgCTGATTAACCCAGATGGTCACAAGTCTGAGTTAAGAGCGTCTTTACCCATTCAACTTTTTATTTCGCCATTTGTTGCACTTTCGGTCAAACctttatcatcatccaaTCTATATTCACTGTCTGGTGCTACTAAccaaaaagatgaaaacatgctacaagaagatgaagaggaatATCTGTTTTCTAGATCTGCATCCGTCACAGGGTTAGAATTAATGGCAGACATGCGTAATGGCACTGCTGTTCCTACTATTTCAGACCTAATGACACCTCCAAATTACGAAATGCATGTATATGATCGCCTTTACAGTGGCTCTTTTAATCATGCACCTGCTGAAACATCTGGAGCATGTACTCCTTTGGAGAGCGAATGTTCGGCTACAGAGGATCAAGAGCAGGATCTAGAAGATTTGCGTATAAGATTAACGAAAATTAGAGATCAACGTGAAAACCTGGGGCTACCAGTATCTGCCTCTTCTGCTGCCGTCTCTAGGTCGCTATCCCCACTTTTAAATGTTCCGGAACAAGAAGGTGGGTTGGATAGAAGCTCACCTCAGAGTTCTATTGGCCTCAATAATAGCTCAGCGTCAGTGGCACATAATAATGTATCACCCATTTTGCTTTCAAGGTCCCCAGCAGCAAGTGTTTCAGTCCATGAGGTACTACCGGTACCCTCGGGTTTAAGTTATCTGGAGATCCAAAACATGAACAAGGTTCCATCGTATGGTAAGGCAATGAAATATGATATCATTGGTGGGGACTTGCCTCCCACCTACCCTTGTGCGATACAAAACGTACAACCAAGAAAGCCCAGTAGAGTGCATTCTAGGAATTCTTCGGCGACATTATCATCCTCTATACCAACTAGTTTCCATTCTTCTAGTTTTTTGAGCAGCGCAGCTTCTCCTATCTCGATAATTAATGGTTCCAGAAGTAGTTCCAGCGGGGTGTCTCTTAACACACTCAATGAGTTAACGTCGAAAACGTCAAATAATCCATCCAGTAGTAGTATTAAGAGGTCACCCACGAGGCAAAGAGCTAGTTCTCTGGCTGGACTTATGGGAGGGTTTTTATCAAAGGGTAATAAAAGATAG
- the ATG18 gene encoding phosphoinositide binding protein ATG18 (similar to Saccharomyces cerevisiae ATG18 (YFR021W); ancestral locus Anc_1.359) produces the protein MSDSSLTINFINFNQTGTCISLGTSKGFKIFNCEPFGKFYSEDSGGYAIVEMLFSTSLLALVGIGDQPALSPRRLRIINTKKHSIICEVTFPTSILSVKMNKSRLVVLLQEQIYIYDINTMRLLHTIETNPNPRGLMAMSPSVANSYLVYPSPPKVINSEIKAHATTNNITLSVGGNTETGFKRDQQDISHIDANDLDQYSSFTKRDDSDPTNSNGGNSSIIKNGDVIVFNLETLQPTMVIEAHKGEIAAMATSFDGTLMATASDKGTIIRVFDIETGDKIYQFRRGTYATKIYSISFSEDSQYLAVTGSSKTVHIFKLGHSMSNNRPDSDDSNLEEATADDSSLDTNSIDALSDDENSRLAREPYVDASRKTMGRMIRYSSQKLSRRAAKTLGQIFPIKVTSLLESSRHFASLKLPIETNSHVMTISSIGSPIDIDTSEYPELFETGSSAGTESYHDPIIKMIPIRVVSSDGYLYNFVMDPERGGDCLILSQYSILMD, from the coding sequence ATGTCTGATTCATCACTCACTATAAACTTCATTAACTTTAATCAAACCGGAACATGTATCTCCCTTGGGACGTCGAAAGggttcaaaatattcaattgTGAGCCATTCGGAAAATTTTATTCAGAGGACAGTGGTGGCTATGCTATTGTCGAGATGCTATTCTCCACGTCATTGCTGGCTCTGGTTGGGATAGGTGATCAACCTGCACTTTCACCAAGGAGATTGCGTATAATAAATACGAAAAAACATTCTATTATCTGTGAGGTGACTTTCCCCACCTCTATTCTGAGTGTGAAGATGAATAAGTCTCGTCTGGTCGTACTTTTGCAGGAGCAGATTTATATTTATGATATCAACACTATGAGATTATTGCATACTATAGAAACGAACCCTAACCCACGTGGCCTTATGGCTATGTCTCCTTCAGTAGCTAACAGCTATTTAGTTTATCCATCACCACCAAAAGTCATCAACTCAGAAATTAAGGCTCACGCTACTACCAACAATATTACATTATCGGTTGGTGGCAACACGGAGACCGGTTTCAAGAGAGACCAGCAAGACATTAGCCATATTGACGCTAATGACTTGGATCAGTATTCAAGCTTTACTAAGAGGGATGACTCAGATCCAACAAACAGTAacggtggtaacagcagTATAATAAAGAATGGTGACGTGATTGTATTTAACTTGGAAACATTACAACCCACAATGGTGATCGAAGCTCATAAGGGCGAGATTGCTGCAATGGCAACTAGTTTTGATGGAACATTAATGGCTACCGCTTCTGATAAAGGAACTATCATAAGAGTTTTTGACATTGAAACGGGTGATAAGATTTACCAGTTTAGGAGAGGGACGTACGCGACAAAGATTTACTCCATATCATTCAGCGAAGATAGTCAATATTTGGCGGTCACTGGCTCTTCCAAAACAGTGCATATCTTCAAATTAGGACATTCAATGAGTAACAACAGACCGGACAGCGATGATAGTAATTTGGAGGAAGCTACAGCCGATGACTCATCACTAGACACCAACAGTATCGACGCACTAAGTGACGATGAAAACTCAAGACTCGCAAGAGAACCGTATGTGGACGCCTCAAGAAAAACGATGGGTAGGATGATACGTTACTCTTCTCAAAAACTATCTCGAAGGGCTGCCAAGACACTGGGACAGATTTTTCCCATCAAAGTAACTTCGCTACTAGAATCTTCGCGCCACTTTGCGTCGTTGAAACTTCCCATCGAGACGAATTCTCATGTAATGACCATATCAAGTATAGGCTCTCCTATAGATATAGACACATCCGAGTATCCGGAACTTTTCGAGACGGGCAGTTCCGCAGGTACAGAATCCTATCACGATCCCATTATTAAGATGATCCCCATCAGAGTAGTTTCTTCGGATGGATACCTGTACAACTTCGTCATGGATCCGGAAAGAGGCGGCGATTGCTTAATACTATCCCAGTATTCCATTTTGATGGATTGA